A section of the Solitalea canadensis DSM 3403 genome encodes:
- a CDS encoding COG3650 family protein — MIIKPNLKNLKPIAAFVLAAFIAIACKNGKNTNQTGDAFDTIVVKGLYIHSDKLDSLRDCVDTSKVFYIKDETGTLSQRYDSLPGLQHTDEAVLVELRGTVEKTKNDSIAKTLPHTLKVHGIQRMERKNFQNTCIPYEFWALGNEPNWNVQISQAENLISFEDFNSEKTYRFNYKEPKISKDTTSWTYETRNTNERANIRVIIRKQECDDTMTDMKYKYSAEVLINGRNYRGCAISWK, encoded by the coding sequence ATGATTATAAAACCGAATTTAAAAAACTTAAAACCTATTGCTGCATTTGTTTTAGCAGCGTTTATTGCAATTGCATGTAAAAACGGAAAAAACACCAACCAAACAGGAGATGCTTTTGATACAATTGTGGTAAAAGGCTTGTATATTCATTCTGACAAACTTGACAGCTTAAGAGATTGTGTTGATACCTCTAAAGTATTTTATATAAAAGATGAAACCGGGACTCTTTCTCAACGATATGATAGTTTGCCGGGATTACAACATACTGATGAGGCTGTTTTGGTAGAATTAAGGGGCACTGTAGAAAAAACTAAAAATGACTCTATCGCCAAGACACTTCCACATACGCTAAAAGTGCACGGGATTCAACGCATGGAACGTAAAAACTTTCAGAACACTTGTATCCCTTATGAATTCTGGGCATTAGGTAATGAACCAAATTGGAACGTACAGATTTCTCAAGCGGAAAACCTGATTTCATTTGAAGACTTTAATTCTGAGAAAACCTATCGCTTCAATTATAAAGAGCCTAAAATAAGTAAAGATACCACCTCATGGACCTATGAAACCCGCAACACTAATGAAAGGGCAAACATTAGGGTGATTATCCGTAAGCAGGAGTGCGACGACACGATGACCGACATGAAATATAAATACAGCGCTGAAGTATTGATCAATGGTCGAAACTATAGAGGCTGTGCCATTTCATGGAAATAA
- a CDS encoding aconitate hydratase encodes MAFDIEMIKKVYERMPARVEAARKLVGRPLTLTEKILYSHLWDGTPATVFERGKSYVDFAPDRVAMQDATAQMALLQFMQAGRPKVAVPSTVHCDHLITAKVGSAEDLHTAEVTNKEVYDFLSSVSNKYGIGFWKPGAGIIHQVVLENYAFPGGMMIGTDSHTVNAGGLGMIAIGVGGADACDVMAGLPWELKFPKLIGVKLTGKLSGWTAPKDVILKVAGILTVKGGTGCIVEYFGEGVTSMSCTGKGTIANMGAEIGATTSTFGYDESMERYLRSTGRADVAELANGVKSHLTADAEVYANPEKYFDQLIEINLDELEPHLNGPFTPDLATPISKIKEVAEANGWPTKIEVGLIGSCTNSSYEDISRAASLAKQVAAKNLKTKAEFTITPGSEQVRYTIERDGFLDTFDQIGAKVFANACGPCIGMWARVGAEKQEKNTIVHSFNRNFAKRADGNPNTFAFVASPELVTALAIAGDLTFNPATDYLTNEKGEKVKLDAPSGDELPTKGFAVEDAGYLAPAEDGSGVQVVVSPTSDRLQLLDPFAAWEGTDLKGLKLLIKAKGKCTTDHISMAGPWLKYRGHLDNISNNMLIGAVNFFNEKTDNVKNQLTGEYGPVPATQRAYKAANIGSIVVGDENYGEGSSREHAAMEPRHLGVRVVLTKSFARIHETNLKKQGMLGVTFANPADYDKIQENDVIDILGLTDFAPGKQLTVVLHHADGTTEQFLVNHTYNEQQIEWFKAGGALNIIRKQAAAN; translated from the coding sequence ATGGCGTTTGACATAGAAATGATTAAAAAGGTTTATGAGCGCATGCCTGCCCGTGTTGAGGCGGCACGTAAGCTTGTAGGCCGACCGTTAACCTTAACAGAAAAAATCCTTTATTCACACTTATGGGATGGAACTCCTGCTACTGTATTTGAACGTGGAAAATCATACGTTGATTTTGCACCAGACCGTGTAGCTATGCAGGATGCAACTGCTCAGATGGCATTATTGCAGTTTATGCAAGCTGGTCGTCCTAAAGTTGCGGTTCCTTCAACTGTACACTGTGATCACCTTATTACTGCAAAAGTTGGTTCTGCTGAGGATTTACATACTGCAGAAGTTACTAACAAAGAGGTTTACGACTTTTTATCATCTGTATCAAACAAATATGGCATCGGTTTCTGGAAACCAGGAGCTGGTATCATCCACCAGGTTGTATTAGAAAACTATGCATTCCCGGGTGGTATGATGATAGGTACCGACTCACACACTGTTAATGCAGGTGGTTTAGGTATGATCGCTATCGGTGTTGGCGGTGCTGACGCTTGTGACGTTATGGCTGGCTTACCATGGGAGTTAAAATTCCCTAAATTAATCGGTGTGAAATTAACCGGTAAATTAAGTGGTTGGACCGCTCCTAAAGACGTTATTTTGAAAGTAGCCGGTATTTTAACTGTAAAAGGTGGTACTGGTTGTATCGTTGAGTATTTCGGAGAAGGTGTAACGTCAATGTCGTGTACTGGTAAAGGTACGATCGCTAATATGGGTGCTGAAATTGGTGCTACCACTTCAACATTCGGTTACGACGAATCAATGGAACGTTATTTACGTTCAACAGGGCGTGCTGACGTTGCTGAACTGGCTAATGGCGTTAAATCACATTTGACTGCAGATGCTGAGGTTTATGCAAACCCTGAAAAATATTTCGATCAGTTAATTGAGATCAATCTCGATGAATTGGAGCCACACTTAAATGGTCCTTTCACTCCAGACTTAGCTACTCCTATTTCTAAAATCAAAGAAGTTGCTGAAGCAAACGGTTGGCCAACCAAAATTGAAGTGGGATTGATCGGTTCTTGTACCAACTCTTCATACGAAGATATTTCTCGCGCTGCTTCATTAGCTAAGCAGGTAGCTGCTAAAAATCTTAAAACTAAAGCTGAGTTTACTATCACTCCAGGTTCTGAGCAAGTTCGCTATACTATCGAGCGTGATGGTTTCTTAGATACTTTTGATCAAATCGGTGCTAAAGTGTTTGCTAACGCTTGTGGTCCATGTATTGGTATGTGGGCTCGTGTGGGTGCTGAGAAACAAGAGAAAAACACAATCGTTCACTCATTCAACCGTAACTTTGCTAAACGTGCTGATGGTAACCCTAATACGTTTGCATTTGTTGCTTCTCCTGAGTTAGTAACTGCCTTAGCAATTGCCGGCGATCTTACTTTTAACCCTGCAACTGATTACCTAACAAACGAAAAAGGTGAGAAAGTTAAATTAGATGCTCCTTCTGGTGATGAATTACCTACAAAAGGCTTTGCAGTAGAAGACGCAGGATACTTAGCTCCCGCTGAAGATGGTAGCGGTGTTCAGGTAGTTGTATCTCCAACTTCTGATCGTTTACAGTTATTGGATCCATTTGCAGCTTGGGAAGGCACCGACCTAAAAGGACTTAAGCTTTTAATTAAAGCTAAAGGTAAATGTACTACTGACCATATTTCAATGGCTGGTCCTTGGTTAAAATACCGTGGTCACCTTGATAATATTTCAAACAACATGTTGATTGGTGCGGTTAACTTCTTCAATGAAAAAACCGATAATGTTAAAAACCAATTAACAGGTGAATACGGACCAGTTCCTGCTACACAACGTGCTTATAAAGCGGCCAATATTGGTTCAATCGTTGTTGGTGACGAAAACTACGGAGAAGGTTCTTCAAGAGAGCACGCAGCAATGGAGCCTCGTCACTTAGGTGTTCGTGTAGTTTTAACTAAATCATTTGCTCGTATCCACGAAACAAACCTTAAGAAACAAGGTATGTTAGGAGTAACCTTTGCAAATCCGGCAGATTATGACAAAATCCAGGAAAATGACGTTATCGATATCCTAGGTTTAACTGATTTTGCTCCTGGTAAACAATTAACAGTTGTTTTACACCATGCTGATGGTACTACTGAACAATTCCTTGTAAACCATACTTATAATGAACAACAAATTGAGTGGTTCAAAGCAGGTGGTGCATTAAATATCATTCGTAAACAAGCAGCGGCAAACTAA